A window of Longimicrobium sp. contains these coding sequences:
- a CDS encoding TolC family protein gives MSTIIIRRAAGLSALAALLFALPATAQQPGLTIEQAVASARENNPDMLAQRNDVGATRAGMRAARADFLPSANASAGFGYTAPGEQRFGAQTFGAKPEYYSSNWNLGLQYDISRAKLLQPSIARAQHAATESRIAGYEWSLVMQVRQQYLTALQAGDQVQQAVREVERTREHERLAGARLEVGSGTPLEVRRAQVQRGQAEVALVQRQNTHATEILRLGQLMGVSLAPDTPLTSRFELFALTWNADDLVREAQEANPVIQAARASSGAARTQVTAARSQYLPSVSMQVGLVGSVYSAGNIDPLVQQQLRGLAGAYSSCQEINVIRTAAGVAAADCSPLNAANPAVQAAVRDEIAAGNPTFPFGYTRQPLQASLSISLPIFDGLARERRIVEARVQASDAELAVRAQQQRLELDVRTGVLNAQTAFRTAELQRQVAENAAEELRLARERFRLGAANSLEVTDAQTRLSEAERAVIDAVYMYHKSLAALEALVGRPLR, from the coding sequence ATGTCGACCATCATCATTCGCCGAGCCGCCGGCCTTTCGGCGCTCGCCGCGCTCCTGTTCGCCCTGCCCGCGACCGCGCAGCAGCCCGGGCTCACCATCGAGCAGGCCGTGGCATCGGCCCGCGAGAACAACCCCGACATGCTGGCGCAGCGCAACGACGTGGGCGCCACCCGCGCCGGCATGCGCGCCGCCCGCGCCGACTTCCTGCCGTCCGCCAACGCCAGCGCCGGCTTCGGCTACACGGCGCCGGGTGAGCAGCGCTTCGGCGCGCAGACGTTCGGCGCGAAGCCCGAGTACTACTCGTCCAACTGGAACCTGGGCCTGCAGTACGACATCAGCCGGGCCAAGCTGCTTCAACCCAGCATCGCCCGGGCGCAGCACGCGGCCACGGAAAGCCGCATCGCCGGCTATGAGTGGAGCCTGGTAATGCAGGTGCGCCAGCAGTACCTGACGGCGCTGCAGGCCGGCGACCAGGTGCAGCAGGCCGTCCGCGAGGTCGAGCGCACCCGCGAGCACGAGCGGCTCGCCGGCGCCCGGCTGGAGGTGGGCTCGGGAACGCCGCTGGAGGTGCGCCGCGCGCAGGTGCAGCGCGGCCAAGCCGAGGTGGCGCTGGTGCAGCGGCAGAACACGCACGCCACCGAGATTCTTCGCCTGGGGCAGCTGATGGGCGTGAGCCTGGCGCCCGATACGCCGCTCACCAGCCGGTTCGAGCTCTTCGCGCTCACGTGGAACGCCGACGATCTGGTGCGCGAGGCCCAGGAGGCCAACCCCGTCATCCAGGCCGCGCGCGCCAGCAGCGGCGCCGCGCGCACCCAGGTAACGGCGGCCCGCTCGCAGTACCTGCCCAGCGTGAGCATGCAGGTGGGGCTGGTGGGCTCGGTGTACAGCGCCGGCAACATCGATCCGCTGGTGCAGCAGCAGCTGCGCGGGTTGGCGGGCGCGTACTCGTCGTGCCAGGAAATCAACGTCATCCGCACCGCCGCCGGGGTGGCGGCGGCCGACTGCTCGCCGCTGAACGCCGCCAACCCCGCCGTCCAGGCCGCCGTGCGCGACGAGATCGCCGCCGGGAACCCCACCTTTCCCTTCGGCTACACGCGCCAGCCCCTGCAGGCCTCGCTGAGCATTTCGCTGCCCATCTTCGACGGCCTGGCCCGCGAGCGCAGGATCGTGGAAGCGCGCGTGCAGGCCAGCGACGCCGAACTGGCCGTGCGCGCGCAGCAGCAGCGGCTGGAGCTGGACGTACGAACGGGCGTGCTCAACGCGCAGACCGCCTTCCGCACCGCCGAGCTTCAGCGCCAGGTGGCCGAGAACGCCGCCGAGGAGCTGCGCCTGGCCCGCGAGCGCTTTCGCCTGGGCGCCGCCAACTCGCTGGAGGTGACCGACGCGCAGACGCGGCTTTCCGAGGCCGAGCGCGCCGTGATCGACGCGGTGTACATGTACCACAAGTCGCTGGCCGCGCTCGAGGCGCTGGTCGGCCGCCCCCTTCGCTGA
- a CDS encoding efflux RND transporter periplasmic adaptor subunit, protein MSKKKKVAIVAGVLAIVSAGAAMAMSGGDAGVEVRGEQVARRGLVSVVQASGKIEPKRKVDISADISGRVVQVAVEEGQWVNAGDLLLRIEPTQYVAAVRRAEAAVSQSQARAAQQRAQLTKAQSDLNRAEQLSRTNELVSAADVEQARTQVQVAEQEFQAMRFAINQAQAAVSEARDQLSKTTIVAPMSGRVTRLNIEQGETAVVGTMNNPGSLLLTIADLSVMEAKVQVDETDVPGLTLGDSASVKVDAFPGQAFSGRVTAIGNSSIQLPSAGGSTQQQSVDYEVIITLDNPPAGLRPDLSATAEIVTETRENSLSVPIIALTVRDAQGKKFKAADEEEDGPEAVRGERKEEEEVEGVFVIRGDSAVWVPVKIGIAGDRYFEVVSGLRGGEMVVAGSYQAIRELEAGNKVRLPEPEEDEKGKAKGAERRKG, encoded by the coding sequence ATGTCGAAGAAGAAGAAGGTCGCGATCGTCGCGGGAGTGCTGGCCATCGTGTCCGCCGGCGCCGCCATGGCGATGAGCGGCGGCGACGCGGGCGTGGAGGTGCGTGGCGAGCAGGTTGCCCGCCGCGGGCTGGTGTCGGTGGTGCAGGCCAGCGGAAAGATCGAGCCCAAGCGCAAGGTCGACATCTCGGCCGACATCTCCGGCCGGGTGGTGCAGGTGGCGGTGGAGGAGGGGCAGTGGGTGAACGCGGGCGACCTGCTGCTGCGCATCGAGCCCACGCAGTACGTGGCCGCCGTGCGCCGCGCCGAGGCCGCCGTGTCGCAGAGCCAGGCCCGCGCCGCCCAGCAGCGCGCGCAGCTCACCAAGGCGCAGAGCGACCTGAACCGCGCCGAGCAGCTGTCGCGCACCAACGAGCTGGTCTCGGCGGCGGACGTGGAGCAGGCCCGCACCCAGGTGCAGGTGGCCGAGCAGGAGTTCCAGGCCATGCGCTTCGCCATCAACCAGGCGCAGGCCGCCGTCAGCGAGGCGCGCGACCAGCTGAGCAAGACCACGATCGTGGCCCCCATGAGCGGGCGCGTCACCCGGCTGAACATCGAGCAGGGCGAAACGGCCGTGGTGGGGACGATGAACAACCCCGGCAGCCTGCTGCTGACCATCGCCGACCTGTCGGTGATGGAGGCCAAGGTGCAGGTGGACGAGACCGACGTTCCCGGGCTGACGCTGGGCGACAGCGCCTCGGTGAAGGTGGACGCCTTCCCGGGCCAGGCCTTCAGCGGGCGGGTGACGGCCATCGGCAACAGCTCCATCCAGCTCCCCTCGGCGGGCGGCAGCACCCAGCAGCAGTCGGTGGACTACGAGGTGATCATCACCCTCGACAACCCGCCGGCGGGGCTGCGTCCCGACCTGTCGGCCACGGCCGAGATCGTCACCGAGACGCGCGAGAACTCGCTCTCGGTGCCCATTATCGCCCTTACCGTCCGCGACGCGCAGGGGAAAAAGTTCAAGGCGGCCGACGAGGAGGAGGACGGCCCCGAGGCGGTGCGCGGCGAGCGCAAGGAGGAGGAAGAGGTCGAGGGCGTCTTCGTCATCCGCGGCGACAGCGCCGTGTGGGTGCCGGTGAAGATCGGCATCGCGGGCGACCGCTACTTCGAGGTGGTCAGCGGCCTGCGCGGCGGCGAGATGGTGGTGGCAGGAAGCTACCAGGCCATACGCGAGCTCGAGGCCGGCAACAAGGTGCGCCTGCCGGAGCCGGAGGAGGACGAAAAGGGCAAGGCCAAGGGGGCGGAACGGAGGAAGGGATGA
- a CDS encoding ABC transporter ATP-binding protein yields MSTAPIIIQARDLQKHYDLGAETVRALRGVDLEIHRNEYVAIMGPSGSGKSTFMNLIGCLDTPTGGEYVLNGQKVAGMKEDDLARVRNREIGFVFQTFNLLPRSTALENVELPLVYGGFAKKERRARAVQALEHVGLGDRMDHRPSQLSGGQRQRVAIARALVTRPSIILADEPTGNLDSVTSEEIMALFADLHAQGQTIIMVTHEPDIAAHAERVVTLKDGVIASDRRQTPVVPEPHRQRVQEPVGAGA; encoded by the coding sequence ATGAGCACGGCGCCCATCATCATCCAGGCGCGGGACCTTCAGAAGCACTACGACCTGGGCGCGGAGACGGTGCGCGCCCTGCGCGGGGTAGACCTGGAGATCCATCGCAACGAGTACGTGGCCATCATGGGCCCGTCGGGCTCGGGCAAGTCCACCTTCATGAACCTGATCGGCTGCCTGGACACGCCCACCGGCGGCGAGTACGTGCTGAACGGCCAGAAGGTGGCGGGGATGAAGGAAGACGACCTGGCGCGGGTCCGCAACCGCGAGATCGGGTTCGTCTTCCAGACCTTCAACCTGCTGCCGCGCAGCACCGCGCTCGAAAACGTGGAGCTGCCGCTGGTCTACGGCGGGTTCGCCAAGAAGGAGCGGCGCGCGCGCGCGGTGCAGGCCCTGGAGCACGTGGGGCTGGGCGACCGCATGGACCACCGGCCCAGCCAGCTGTCCGGCGGGCAGCGCCAGCGCGTGGCGATCGCGCGGGCGCTGGTGACGCGCCCCAGCATCATCCTGGCCGACGAGCCCACGGGCAACCTGGACTCGGTGACGTCGGAGGAGATCATGGCGCTCTTCGCCGACCTCCACGCGCAGGGGCAGACCATCATCATGGTCACCCACGAGCCCGACATCGCGGCGCACGCCGAGCGCGTGGTGACGCTCAAGGACGGCGTGATCGCCAGCGACCGGCGCCAGACGCCCGTCGTTCCCGAGCCTCATCGCCAGCGCGTACAAGAGCCCGTCGGCGCGGGAGCCTGA